From one Pseudoliparis swirei isolate HS2019 ecotype Mariana Trench chromosome 5, NWPU_hadal_v1, whole genome shotgun sequence genomic stretch:
- the ddx59 gene encoding probable ATP-dependent RNA helicase DDX59 isoform X3, with translation MFMPRAVKVKRPSQVRGKHLNKKIKVGKEGREDQGGSETPVQKEEAYEDTKQLEEEIQAVGDSEGLTESSLQEDVHKSDLNDTVEEEEEEEEEQQQQPPVKSFKKNQRWPEPGEPVCVMCGRYGEYICDSTDNDVCSLECKAKHLVQMGMGTGADVFDRKDNNGDERTQPQLPAVDTNGVDEREAGYVYRDDQFISDLTDEQVQRIKRELIIETQGGDVRRPIIEFEHCRFPATLGGNLKKAGYEAPTPVQMQMVPVGLSGRDVIVSADTGSGKTVAFLLPVVVRAMEKSVHSASSPVALILTPTRELAIQIERQAKELVMGLPNMRTVLLVGGMPLPQQLHRLKSSIKIIIATPGRLLEILKQKAVQLDKVKVVVVDEVDTMLKMGFQQQVLEVLEEVPEEHQTLLVSATIPTVTEELAARLVRDPVRIAIGEKNQPCANVRQILLWLEEPSKKKKLFEILNDSKLYQPPVVVFVDCKLGADLLCEAVAKVTGLKTVAIHSDKSQRERNRILRGLLDGDFEVVISTGVLGRGLDLVNVRLVVNFDMPNTMDEYVHQVGRAGRLGHRGTAITLLNNNNKRLFLEVVKRVKLTGSILPPQLLNSPHLHEQQRREKQKAKQGSDDTLVTKNNLLDIIRKHDRRKK, from the exons ATGTTTATGCCAAGAGCCGTGAAAGTGAAGAGACCTTCCCAGGTCAGAGGAAAACATTTGAATAAGAAAATCAAGGTAGGcaaggaggggagagaagaccAAGGTGGCTCAGAAACACCTGTTCAGAAGGAGGAGGCTTATGAAGATACCAAACAACTGGAAGAGGAAATACAAGCAGTTGGAGACTCTGAAGGTTTGACAGAGAGCTCATTGCAAGAAGATGTACATAAGTCTGACTTGAATGatactgtggaggaggaggaggaggaggaggaggaacaacaacaacaaccacctgTCAAGTCATTCAAAAAGAACCAGAGATGGCCAGAGCCAGGAGAGCCTGTCTGTGTGATGTGTGGTCGCTATGGGGAGTACATTTGTGACAGCACGGACAATGATGTTTGCAGTCTTGAGTGCAAAGCCAAACATTTGGTCCAAATGGGGATGGGGACCGGGGCTGATGTGTTTGACCGTAAGGACAACAATGGAGATGAAAGGACTCAACCTCAACTACCAGCGGTGGACACTAATGGAGTGGATGAAAGGGAGGCCGGATATGTCTACAGGGACGATCAATTCATATCGGACCTCACCGATGAGCAGGTCCAGAGGATTAAACGGGAGCTCATCATTGAAACCCAGGGTGGAGATGTCCGGAGACCCATCATTGAGTTTGAACACTGTCGCTTCCCCGCCACACTTGGTGGCAACCTGAAAAAGGCAGGCTATGAGGCGCCAACTCCGGTCCAGATGCAGATGGTCCCTGTTGGTCTCAGTGGCAGGGATGTGATCGTCAGTGCTGACACGGGCTCGGGAAAGACTGTAGCTTTCCTGCTGCCAGTGGTAGTGAGGGCAATGGAG aaatcAGTACACAGTGCAAGTAGCCCTGTGGCTCTCATCCTGACCCCCACCAGGGAGCTGGCCATTCAGATAGAGAGACAGGCCAAGGAGTTGGTGATGGGCCTCCCCAACATGAGAACTGTGTTGCTGGTGGGCGGCATGCCACTTCCCCAACAACTCCACCGCCTCAAAAGCAGCATCAAA ATTATCATAGCCACCCCTGGGCGACTCCTTGAGATCCTGAAGCAGAAGGCAGTGCAGCTGGACAAAGTAAAGGTTGTGGTGGTTGACGAG GTAGACACGATGTTGAAGATGGGCTTCCAGCAGCAGGTGCTGGAGGTTTTGGAGGAAGTCCCAGAAGAACACCAAACTCTGCTGGTATCGGCCACCATCCCAACAGTGACGGAGGAGCTGGCTGCCCGATTGGTTCGTGACCCTGTCCGCATTGCTATTGGAGAAAAGAACCAGCCCTGTGCCAACGTGAGGCAGATCTTGCTGTGGTTAGAGGAACCctccaaaaagaagaagctgttcGAGATTCTCAAT GACAGTAAGCTGTACCAGCCTCCAGTGGTGGTTTTTGTAGACTGTAAACTGGGGGCTGATCTACTGTGCGAGGCGGTTGCCAAGGTGACAGGCCTTAAAACGGTGGCAATCCACTCTGACAAGAGCCAGCGGGAACGCAACCGCATCCTCAGG GGTCTTCTCGATGGAGACTTTGAAGTGGTAATCAGTACAGGTGTGCTGGGCAGAGGATTGGACCTCGTCAACGTCAGATTGGTGGTTAATTTTGACATGCCAAACACAATGGATGAGTATGTCCATCAG GTTGGCAGGGCGGGTCGACtgggacacagaggaacagcCATCACactcctcaacaacaacaacaaacgtctATTCCTAGAGGTGGTGAAGCGGGTCAAACTCACAGGATCCATCCTGCCACCTCAGCTCCTTAATTCACCCCACCTCcatgagcagcagaggagggaaAAACAAAAGGCCAAGCAAGGGTCTGATGACACGCTGGTCACTAAGAACAACCTCCTCGACATCATAAGGAAACACGACCGTCGGAAGAAATAG
- the ddx59 gene encoding probable ATP-dependent RNA helicase DDX59 isoform X2, whose translation MRTRRRLTIKMFMPRAVKVKRPSQVRGKHLNKKIKVGKEGREDQGGSETPVQKEEAYEDTKQLEEEIQAVGDSEGLTESSLQEDVHKSDLNDTVEEEEEEEEEQQQQPPVKSFKKNQRWPEPGEPVCVMCGRYGEYICDSTDNDVCSLECKAKHLVQMGMGTGADVFDRKDNNGDERTQPQLPAVDTNGVDEREAGYVYRDDQFISDLTDEQVQRIKRELIIETQGGDVRRPIIEFEHCRFPATLGGNLKKAGYEAPTPVQMQMVPVGLSGRDVIVSADTGSGKTVAFLLPVVVRAMEKSVHSASSPVALILTPTRELAIQIERQAKELVMGLPNMRTVLLVGGMPLPQQLHRLKSSIKIIIATPGRLLEILKQKAVQLDKVKVVVVDEVDTMLKMGFQQQVLEVLEEVPEEHQTLLVSATIPTVTEELAARLVRDPVRIAIGEKNQPCANVRQILLWLEEPSKKKKLFEILNDSKLYQPPVVVFVDCKLGADLLCEAVAKVTGLKTVAIHSDKSQRERNRILRGLLDGDFEVVISTGVLGRGLDLVNVRLVVNFDMPNTMDEYVHQVGRAGRLGHRGTAITLLNNNNKRLFLEVVKRVKLTGSILPPQLLNSPHLHEQQRREKQKAKQGSDDTLVTKNNLLDIIRKHDRRKK comes from the exons ATGCGCACGCGCAGAAG GTTAACAATAAAGATGTTTATGCCAAGAGCCGTGAAAGTGAAGAGACCTTCCCAGGTCAGAGGAAAACATTTGAATAAGAAAATCAAGGTAGGcaaggaggggagagaagaccAAGGTGGCTCAGAAACACCTGTTCAGAAGGAGGAGGCTTATGAAGATACCAAACAACTGGAAGAGGAAATACAAGCAGTTGGAGACTCTGAAGGTTTGACAGAGAGCTCATTGCAAGAAGATGTACATAAGTCTGACTTGAATGatactgtggaggaggaggaggaggaggaggaggaacaacaacaacaaccacctgTCAAGTCATTCAAAAAGAACCAGAGATGGCCAGAGCCAGGAGAGCCTGTCTGTGTGATGTGTGGTCGCTATGGGGAGTACATTTGTGACAGCACGGACAATGATGTTTGCAGTCTTGAGTGCAAAGCCAAACATTTGGTCCAAATGGGGATGGGGACCGGGGCTGATGTGTTTGACCGTAAGGACAACAATGGAGATGAAAGGACTCAACCTCAACTACCAGCGGTGGACACTAATGGAGTGGATGAAAGGGAGGCCGGATATGTCTACAGGGACGATCAATTCATATCGGACCTCACCGATGAGCAGGTCCAGAGGATTAAACGGGAGCTCATCATTGAAACCCAGGGTGGAGATGTCCGGAGACCCATCATTGAGTTTGAACACTGTCGCTTCCCCGCCACACTTGGTGGCAACCTGAAAAAGGCAGGCTATGAGGCGCCAACTCCGGTCCAGATGCAGATGGTCCCTGTTGGTCTCAGTGGCAGGGATGTGATCGTCAGTGCTGACACGGGCTCGGGAAAGACTGTAGCTTTCCTGCTGCCAGTGGTAGTGAGGGCAATGGAG aaatcAGTACACAGTGCAAGTAGCCCTGTGGCTCTCATCCTGACCCCCACCAGGGAGCTGGCCATTCAGATAGAGAGACAGGCCAAGGAGTTGGTGATGGGCCTCCCCAACATGAGAACTGTGTTGCTGGTGGGCGGCATGCCACTTCCCCAACAACTCCACCGCCTCAAAAGCAGCATCAAA ATTATCATAGCCACCCCTGGGCGACTCCTTGAGATCCTGAAGCAGAAGGCAGTGCAGCTGGACAAAGTAAAGGTTGTGGTGGTTGACGAG GTAGACACGATGTTGAAGATGGGCTTCCAGCAGCAGGTGCTGGAGGTTTTGGAGGAAGTCCCAGAAGAACACCAAACTCTGCTGGTATCGGCCACCATCCCAACAGTGACGGAGGAGCTGGCTGCCCGATTGGTTCGTGACCCTGTCCGCATTGCTATTGGAGAAAAGAACCAGCCCTGTGCCAACGTGAGGCAGATCTTGCTGTGGTTAGAGGAACCctccaaaaagaagaagctgttcGAGATTCTCAAT GACAGTAAGCTGTACCAGCCTCCAGTGGTGGTTTTTGTAGACTGTAAACTGGGGGCTGATCTACTGTGCGAGGCGGTTGCCAAGGTGACAGGCCTTAAAACGGTGGCAATCCACTCTGACAAGAGCCAGCGGGAACGCAACCGCATCCTCAGG GGTCTTCTCGATGGAGACTTTGAAGTGGTAATCAGTACAGGTGTGCTGGGCAGAGGATTGGACCTCGTCAACGTCAGATTGGTGGTTAATTTTGACATGCCAAACACAATGGATGAGTATGTCCATCAG GTTGGCAGGGCGGGTCGACtgggacacagaggaacagcCATCACactcctcaacaacaacaacaaacgtctATTCCTAGAGGTGGTGAAGCGGGTCAAACTCACAGGATCCATCCTGCCACCTCAGCTCCTTAATTCACCCCACCTCcatgagcagcagaggagggaaAAACAAAAGGCCAAGCAAGGGTCTGATGACACGCTGGTCACTAAGAACAACCTCCTCGACATCATAAGGAAACACGACCGTCGGAAGAAATAG
- the ddx59 gene encoding probable ATP-dependent RNA helicase DDX59 isoform X4: MLFLCEVTLCGTSPPLTIKMFMPRAVKVKRPSQVRGKHLNKKIKVGKEGREDQGGSETPVQKEEAYEDTKQLEEEIQAVGDSEGLTESSLQEDVHKSDLNDTVEEEEEEEEEQQQQPPVKSFKKNQRWPEPGEPVCVMCGRYGEYICDSTDNDVCSLECKAKHLVQMGMGTGADVFDRKDNNGDERTQPQLPAVDTNGVDEREAGYVYRDDQFISDLTDEQVQRIKRELIIETQGGDVRRPIIEFEHCRFPATLGGNLKKAGYEAPTPVQMQMVPVGLSGRDVIVSADTGSGKTVAFLLPVVVRAMEKSVHSASSPVALILTPTRELAIQIERQAKELVMGLPNMRTVLLVGGMPLPQQLHRLKSSIKIIIATPGRLLEILKQKAVQLDKVKVVVVDEVDTMLKMGFQQQVLEVLEEVPEEHQTLLVSATIPTVTEELAARLDSKLYQPPVVVFVDCKLGADLLCEAVAKVTGLKTVAIHSDKSQRERNRILRGLLDGDFEVVISTGVLGRGLDLVNVRLVVNFDMPNTMDEYVHQVGRAGRLGHRGTAITLLNNNNKRLFLEVVKRVKLTGSILPPQLLNSPHLHEQQRREKQKAKQGSDDTLVTKNNLLDIIRKHDRRKK; this comes from the exons ATGTTGTTTCTTTGTGAGGTCACGTTATGCGGCACGAGCCCACC GTTAACAATAAAGATGTTTATGCCAAGAGCCGTGAAAGTGAAGAGACCTTCCCAGGTCAGAGGAAAACATTTGAATAAGAAAATCAAGGTAGGcaaggaggggagagaagaccAAGGTGGCTCAGAAACACCTGTTCAGAAGGAGGAGGCTTATGAAGATACCAAACAACTGGAAGAGGAAATACAAGCAGTTGGAGACTCTGAAGGTTTGACAGAGAGCTCATTGCAAGAAGATGTACATAAGTCTGACTTGAATGatactgtggaggaggaggaggaggaggaggaggaacaacaacaacaaccacctgTCAAGTCATTCAAAAAGAACCAGAGATGGCCAGAGCCAGGAGAGCCTGTCTGTGTGATGTGTGGTCGCTATGGGGAGTACATTTGTGACAGCACGGACAATGATGTTTGCAGTCTTGAGTGCAAAGCCAAACATTTGGTCCAAATGGGGATGGGGACCGGGGCTGATGTGTTTGACCGTAAGGACAACAATGGAGATGAAAGGACTCAACCTCAACTACCAGCGGTGGACACTAATGGAGTGGATGAAAGGGAGGCCGGATATGTCTACAGGGACGATCAATTCATATCGGACCTCACCGATGAGCAGGTCCAGAGGATTAAACGGGAGCTCATCATTGAAACCCAGGGTGGAGATGTCCGGAGACCCATCATTGAGTTTGAACACTGTCGCTTCCCCGCCACACTTGGTGGCAACCTGAAAAAGGCAGGCTATGAGGCGCCAACTCCGGTCCAGATGCAGATGGTCCCTGTTGGTCTCAGTGGCAGGGATGTGATCGTCAGTGCTGACACGGGCTCGGGAAAGACTGTAGCTTTCCTGCTGCCAGTGGTAGTGAGGGCAATGGAG aaatcAGTACACAGTGCAAGTAGCCCTGTGGCTCTCATCCTGACCCCCACCAGGGAGCTGGCCATTCAGATAGAGAGACAGGCCAAGGAGTTGGTGATGGGCCTCCCCAACATGAGAACTGTGTTGCTGGTGGGCGGCATGCCACTTCCCCAACAACTCCACCGCCTCAAAAGCAGCATCAAA ATTATCATAGCCACCCCTGGGCGACTCCTTGAGATCCTGAAGCAGAAGGCAGTGCAGCTGGACAAAGTAAAGGTTGTGGTGGTTGACGAG GTAGACACGATGTTGAAGATGGGCTTCCAGCAGCAGGTGCTGGAGGTTTTGGAGGAAGTCCCAGAAGAACACCAAACTCTGCTGGTATCGGCCACCATCCCAACAGTGACGGAGGAGCTGGCTGCCCGATTG GACAGTAAGCTGTACCAGCCTCCAGTGGTGGTTTTTGTAGACTGTAAACTGGGGGCTGATCTACTGTGCGAGGCGGTTGCCAAGGTGACAGGCCTTAAAACGGTGGCAATCCACTCTGACAAGAGCCAGCGGGAACGCAACCGCATCCTCAGG GGTCTTCTCGATGGAGACTTTGAAGTGGTAATCAGTACAGGTGTGCTGGGCAGAGGATTGGACCTCGTCAACGTCAGATTGGTGGTTAATTTTGACATGCCAAACACAATGGATGAGTATGTCCATCAG GTTGGCAGGGCGGGTCGACtgggacacagaggaacagcCATCACactcctcaacaacaacaacaaacgtctATTCCTAGAGGTGGTGAAGCGGGTCAAACTCACAGGATCCATCCTGCCACCTCAGCTCCTTAATTCACCCCACCTCcatgagcagcagaggagggaaAAACAAAAGGCCAAGCAAGGGTCTGATGACACGCTGGTCACTAAGAACAACCTCCTCGACATCATAAGGAAACACGACCGTCGGAAGAAATAG
- the ddx59 gene encoding probable ATP-dependent RNA helicase DDX59 isoform X1, whose protein sequence is MLFLCEVTLCGTSPPLTIKMFMPRAVKVKRPSQVRGKHLNKKIKVGKEGREDQGGSETPVQKEEAYEDTKQLEEEIQAVGDSEGLTESSLQEDVHKSDLNDTVEEEEEEEEEQQQQPPVKSFKKNQRWPEPGEPVCVMCGRYGEYICDSTDNDVCSLECKAKHLVQMGMGTGADVFDRKDNNGDERTQPQLPAVDTNGVDEREAGYVYRDDQFISDLTDEQVQRIKRELIIETQGGDVRRPIIEFEHCRFPATLGGNLKKAGYEAPTPVQMQMVPVGLSGRDVIVSADTGSGKTVAFLLPVVVRAMEKSVHSASSPVALILTPTRELAIQIERQAKELVMGLPNMRTVLLVGGMPLPQQLHRLKSSIKIIIATPGRLLEILKQKAVQLDKVKVVVVDEVDTMLKMGFQQQVLEVLEEVPEEHQTLLVSATIPTVTEELAARLVRDPVRIAIGEKNQPCANVRQILLWLEEPSKKKKLFEILNDSKLYQPPVVVFVDCKLGADLLCEAVAKVTGLKTVAIHSDKSQRERNRILRGLLDGDFEVVISTGVLGRGLDLVNVRLVVNFDMPNTMDEYVHQVGRAGRLGHRGTAITLLNNNNKRLFLEVVKRVKLTGSILPPQLLNSPHLHEQQRREKQKAKQGSDDTLVTKNNLLDIIRKHDRRKK, encoded by the exons ATGTTGTTTCTTTGTGAGGTCACGTTATGCGGCACGAGCCCACC GTTAACAATAAAGATGTTTATGCCAAGAGCCGTGAAAGTGAAGAGACCTTCCCAGGTCAGAGGAAAACATTTGAATAAGAAAATCAAGGTAGGcaaggaggggagagaagaccAAGGTGGCTCAGAAACACCTGTTCAGAAGGAGGAGGCTTATGAAGATACCAAACAACTGGAAGAGGAAATACAAGCAGTTGGAGACTCTGAAGGTTTGACAGAGAGCTCATTGCAAGAAGATGTACATAAGTCTGACTTGAATGatactgtggaggaggaggaggaggaggaggaggaacaacaacaacaaccacctgTCAAGTCATTCAAAAAGAACCAGAGATGGCCAGAGCCAGGAGAGCCTGTCTGTGTGATGTGTGGTCGCTATGGGGAGTACATTTGTGACAGCACGGACAATGATGTTTGCAGTCTTGAGTGCAAAGCCAAACATTTGGTCCAAATGGGGATGGGGACCGGGGCTGATGTGTTTGACCGTAAGGACAACAATGGAGATGAAAGGACTCAACCTCAACTACCAGCGGTGGACACTAATGGAGTGGATGAAAGGGAGGCCGGATATGTCTACAGGGACGATCAATTCATATCGGACCTCACCGATGAGCAGGTCCAGAGGATTAAACGGGAGCTCATCATTGAAACCCAGGGTGGAGATGTCCGGAGACCCATCATTGAGTTTGAACACTGTCGCTTCCCCGCCACACTTGGTGGCAACCTGAAAAAGGCAGGCTATGAGGCGCCAACTCCGGTCCAGATGCAGATGGTCCCTGTTGGTCTCAGTGGCAGGGATGTGATCGTCAGTGCTGACACGGGCTCGGGAAAGACTGTAGCTTTCCTGCTGCCAGTGGTAGTGAGGGCAATGGAG aaatcAGTACACAGTGCAAGTAGCCCTGTGGCTCTCATCCTGACCCCCACCAGGGAGCTGGCCATTCAGATAGAGAGACAGGCCAAGGAGTTGGTGATGGGCCTCCCCAACATGAGAACTGTGTTGCTGGTGGGCGGCATGCCACTTCCCCAACAACTCCACCGCCTCAAAAGCAGCATCAAA ATTATCATAGCCACCCCTGGGCGACTCCTTGAGATCCTGAAGCAGAAGGCAGTGCAGCTGGACAAAGTAAAGGTTGTGGTGGTTGACGAG GTAGACACGATGTTGAAGATGGGCTTCCAGCAGCAGGTGCTGGAGGTTTTGGAGGAAGTCCCAGAAGAACACCAAACTCTGCTGGTATCGGCCACCATCCCAACAGTGACGGAGGAGCTGGCTGCCCGATTGGTTCGTGACCCTGTCCGCATTGCTATTGGAGAAAAGAACCAGCCCTGTGCCAACGTGAGGCAGATCTTGCTGTGGTTAGAGGAACCctccaaaaagaagaagctgttcGAGATTCTCAAT GACAGTAAGCTGTACCAGCCTCCAGTGGTGGTTTTTGTAGACTGTAAACTGGGGGCTGATCTACTGTGCGAGGCGGTTGCCAAGGTGACAGGCCTTAAAACGGTGGCAATCCACTCTGACAAGAGCCAGCGGGAACGCAACCGCATCCTCAGG GGTCTTCTCGATGGAGACTTTGAAGTGGTAATCAGTACAGGTGTGCTGGGCAGAGGATTGGACCTCGTCAACGTCAGATTGGTGGTTAATTTTGACATGCCAAACACAATGGATGAGTATGTCCATCAG GTTGGCAGGGCGGGTCGACtgggacacagaggaacagcCATCACactcctcaacaacaacaacaaacgtctATTCCTAGAGGTGGTGAAGCGGGTCAAACTCACAGGATCCATCCTGCCACCTCAGCTCCTTAATTCACCCCACCTCcatgagcagcagaggagggaaAAACAAAAGGCCAAGCAAGGGTCTGATGACACGCTGGTCACTAAGAACAACCTCCTCGACATCATAAGGAAACACGACCGTCGGAAGAAATAG